In Hyalangium gracile, the following are encoded in one genomic region:
- a CDS encoding YlxR family protein, whose product MSPKTRSGSQQGPLPEGPVRSCVGCGARKAQGELTRVALDPEGEVVVDRERRLPGRGAYLCGAGCLTAALKRKAFGRAFRGKAGKVDPSKLEQAWEPGSER is encoded by the coding sequence ATGAGCCCGAAAACCCGTTCCGGTTCACAGCAGGGCCCTCTCCCCGAAGGGCCCGTTCGCAGTTGTGTCGGTTGTGGTGCCAGAAAGGCACAAGGGGAATTGACGCGGGTCGCTCTGGACCCGGAGGGGGAGGTCGTGGTGGACAGGGAGAGGAGGTTGCCCGGACGGGGCGCCTACCTCTGCGGTGCCGGATGTCTGACGGCGGCGCTCAAACGGAAGGCCTTCGGGCGAGCCTTCCGTGGCAAGGCGGGCAAGGTTGACCCGTCGAAGCTCGAGCAGGCGTGGGAGCCTGGCTCGGAGCGTTGA
- the rbfA gene encoding 30S ribosome-binding factor RbfA, producing the protein MSTHSRPERVGQEIQAAIGQILARGELRDPRIGYITITGVKVSPDLRVARVFYSMIGSEKEREETQKGLDAAKGFVRREVTAAVNLRVSPEIFFTFDESVGEGDKIDRLLREVREKEGW; encoded by the coding sequence ATGAGCACGCATTCTCGACCGGAGCGCGTCGGCCAGGAGATCCAGGCCGCCATCGGGCAGATCCTCGCCCGCGGCGAGCTGAGGGATCCGCGCATCGGCTACATCACCATCACCGGCGTCAAGGTCTCCCCGGACCTGCGCGTGGCCCGCGTCTTCTATTCCATGATCGGCTCCGAGAAGGAGCGCGAGGAGACGCAGAAGGGCCTGGACGCCGCCAAGGGCTTCGTGCGCCGCGAGGTGACGGCCGCCGTCAACCTGCGCGTCTCCCCGGAGATCTTCTTCACCTTCGACGAGTCGGTGGGGGAGGGGGACAAGATCGACCGCCTCCTTCGCGAGGTTCGCGAGAAGGAAGGCTGGTAA
- a CDS encoding DUF503 domain-containing protein: protein MFVCVARLTLQIHESGSLKAKRQVLRRVTERVKARFNVAVAEVDDQDLWQKATIALAVVGNERAHVDEQMEKIIHFVEEMYVAPLMTREKEILAFGDKLFAHDVAPAGAASSKARASSDGDAEEAEEEEQGLSPDELIASLNRAERSLAEAEGMADWDRRHEGKESVGRPAPSGGGPLTLDEARARARNLRNPRDWEKK from the coding sequence ATGTTCGTCTGTGTCGCACGCCTCACCCTGCAGATTCACGAGAGCGGCTCGCTCAAGGCCAAGCGCCAGGTCCTCCGCCGGGTGACCGAGCGGGTGAAGGCTCGCTTCAACGTCGCCGTCGCCGAGGTGGATGATCAGGACCTCTGGCAGAAGGCCACCATCGCCCTGGCCGTCGTGGGCAACGAGCGCGCCCACGTGGATGAGCAGATGGAGAAGATCATCCACTTCGTGGAGGAGATGTACGTGGCTCCGCTGATGACCCGGGAGAAGGAGATCCTGGCCTTCGGCGACAAGCTCTTCGCCCATGACGTGGCGCCCGCCGGCGCCGCCAGCTCCAAGGCCAGGGCCAGCTCCGACGGTGACGCCGAGGAGGCGGAGGAGGAAGAGCAGGGCTTGAGCCCCGACGAGCTGATTGCCAGCTTGAACCGCGCGGAGCGCTCTCTGGCGGAGGCCGAGGGGATGGCGGACTGGGACCGGCGGCACGAGGGGAAGGAGAGCGTTGGGAGGCCCGCGCCCTCGGGTGGGGGACCGTTGACGCTGGATGAAGCCCGGGCGCGCGCGCGCAACCTGCGCAACCCCCGGGACTGGGAGAAGAAATGA
- the infB gene encoding translation initiation factor IF-2 — protein sequence MSKKRVHEIAKELKGHGIELDNKEVVTELAALGYDVKSHSSSLDDDQATAAVQKILDKRKPKQAAAPVTAKGFVVRRKVGAPTGSSSDGLQDAQQPSEAAHQQPPPQQSEPAAEPPRAAQLEQPAAPEATAQPAQPEPPAAVEPPRAAQPEQPAAPEATAQPAQPEPPAAVEPPRAAQPEQPAAAAAPVAPPAPAVETPPAVAARPETPAVPQAAQPTATPPQRFPTQERTSLPSNPPRTPVPPTVRSPGTQATVISRPPQGAGMSGRPGGPQGGRPMGPGGRPGGPGGHGGRPGGPGGHGGRPGGPGGPGARPGGPSSGPVRPTSPAQAGAQASSAQPGQNVTMVGGVPHAPSQGDTRQLRPTATQAVVISRPLIQVRRVTPTTTQQKQYPMAPGKKAIGEVREFRVVPDHAGRGRELVDVSKNKDKAPRKRGGPNDTAVSKQELSDLVWGRVNIPIRGKKKKPTKKGAKTQITQMAEEKKVIKLQEGISVSDLGQRMGVRTADIIKKLMGLGKMATANQLIDADTAEMIATDYGWKVDRVGFEVEDYLPEVEAKPEDERARPPVVTVMGHVDHGKTSLLDAIRAANVASGEAGGITQHIGAYSVTTARGDITFLDTPGHEAFTSMRARGANVTDVVILVVAADDGVMPQTVEAIKHAKAAEVPIVVAINKMDVPGANPDRVKKDLANHELVPEEWGGDTIMVPVSAKQKTGLDLLLENVVLQAEVLELTSNPKRPAVGAIIEAKLDRGRGPVATVLVQEGTLKLGDAIVTGTHYGRVRAMNNSRGEQVKEVLPGYCAEVIGLSGVPTAGDAINVVADEKAAKQIGDHRAMKERQVELSKVSRETLDQLFAKTKAGGGPKELRVVIKADVQGSAEAVKQALTKLTGPKVRVEIIDTGVGAITESDVMRAAASKGLVVGFNVKPESGAEAAAKAQQVTLQTYSIIYELIDGVRTAMEELLEPIRTERKLGRAEVRNTFNVPKLGTIAGAAVLDGVIKRGAFVRLMRENKQLFAGKMASLRRFKDDVKEVAQGFECGIGIENYNDLKPGDIIEAYEIEETRQSLT from the coding sequence ATGTCGAAGAAGCGCGTTCACGAAATCGCGAAAGAGCTCAAGGGCCACGGCATTGAGCTCGACAACAAAGAGGTCGTCACCGAGCTTGCGGCGCTTGGTTACGACGTCAAGAGCCACTCGTCTTCGCTTGATGACGATCAGGCGACGGCTGCGGTCCAGAAGATCCTGGACAAGCGCAAGCCGAAGCAGGCCGCCGCGCCGGTGACGGCCAAGGGCTTCGTGGTGCGCCGCAAGGTCGGCGCCCCCACGGGCTCGTCGTCCGATGGCTTGCAGGATGCCCAGCAGCCGTCCGAGGCGGCCCATCAGCAGCCGCCTCCGCAGCAGTCCGAGCCGGCCGCCGAGCCGCCGCGTGCCGCCCAGCTCGAGCAGCCCGCCGCCCCCGAGGCGACGGCGCAGCCGGCTCAGCCCGAGCCGCCCGCTGCTGTCGAGCCGCCGCGCGCCGCTCAGCCCGAGCAGCCCGCCGCCCCCGAGGCGACGGCGCAGCCGGCTCAGCCCGAGCCGCCCGCCGCTGTCGAGCCGCCGCGTGCCGCTCAGCCCGAGCAGCCCGCCGCCGCGGCGGCCCCGGTCGCCCCGCCCGCTCCCGCGGTCGAGACGCCTCCGGCCGTTGCCGCGAGGCCCGAGACTCCGGCAGTTCCCCAGGCCGCCCAGCCGACGGCCACGCCTCCGCAGCGCTTCCCCACTCAGGAGAGGACCTCCTTGCCCTCCAATCCGCCTCGCACGCCGGTTCCGCCGACGGTCCGGTCTCCCGGCACGCAGGCCACTGTCATCTCCCGTCCGCCTCAGGGCGCGGGTATGTCGGGTCGTCCGGGAGGGCCGCAGGGTGGCCGTCCCATGGGCCCCGGTGGTCGTCCGGGCGGTCCTGGTGGTCATGGCGGTCGTCCGGGGGGGCCGGGTGGCCACGGCGGTCGTCCGGGGGGGCCGGGTGGTCCGGGAGCACGCCCCGGTGGCCCGAGCTCGGGTCCGGTGCGTCCGACCTCGCCCGCGCAGGCAGGCGCCCAGGCTTCCTCGGCGCAGCCGGGGCAGAACGTCACCATGGTCGGTGGCGTCCCTCACGCCCCGTCGCAGGGAGACACGCGCCAGCTTCGCCCCACGGCGACGCAGGCCGTCGTCATCTCCCGCCCGCTGATCCAGGTGCGTCGCGTCACGCCGACCACCACCCAGCAGAAGCAGTACCCGATGGCGCCGGGCAAGAAGGCCATCGGCGAGGTGCGCGAGTTCAGGGTCGTCCCGGATCACGCCGGGCGCGGTCGCGAGCTGGTCGACGTCTCCAAGAACAAGGACAAGGCCCCGCGCAAGAGGGGCGGGCCCAATGACACGGCCGTCTCCAAGCAGGAGCTCTCGGACCTCGTCTGGGGCCGCGTCAACATCCCCATCCGTGGCAAGAAGAAGAAGCCCACGAAGAAGGGCGCCAAGACGCAGATCACCCAGATGGCCGAGGAGAAGAAGGTCATCAAGCTCCAGGAGGGCATCAGCGTGTCCGACCTGGGCCAGCGCATGGGTGTGCGCACCGCGGACATCATCAAGAAGCTGATGGGTCTGGGGAAGATGGCCACCGCCAACCAGCTCATCGACGCGGACACCGCGGAGATGATCGCCACCGACTACGGCTGGAAGGTGGATCGCGTCGGCTTCGAGGTCGAGGACTACCTGCCCGAGGTGGAGGCGAAGCCCGAGGACGAGCGTGCTCGCCCGCCCGTGGTCACCGTCATGGGCCACGTCGACCACGGCAAGACGAGCCTGCTGGACGCCATCCGCGCCGCCAACGTGGCCTCGGGTGAGGCCGGCGGCATCACCCAGCACATCGGCGCCTACAGCGTCACCACGGCGCGCGGGGACATCACGTTCCTCGACACGCCGGGCCACGAGGCCTTCACCTCCATGCGCGCCCGCGGCGCCAACGTCACGGACGTGGTCATCCTGGTGGTGGCCGCCGACGACGGCGTGATGCCGCAGACGGTCGAGGCCATCAAGCACGCCAAGGCCGCCGAGGTGCCCATCGTCGTCGCCATCAACAAGATGGACGTGCCGGGCGCCAACCCGGACCGCGTGAAGAAGGACCTGGCCAACCACGAGCTGGTGCCCGAGGAGTGGGGCGGCGACACCATCATGGTGCCCGTGTCCGCCAAGCAGAAGACGGGCCTGGACCTGCTCCTGGAGAACGTCGTCCTCCAGGCGGAGGTCCTCGAGCTGACGTCCAATCCGAAGCGGCCGGCGGTGGGTGCCATCATCGAGGCCAAGCTGGATCGCGGCCGTGGCCCCGTGGCCACCGTGCTGGTGCAGGAGGGCACGCTCAAGCTGGGCGACGCCATCGTCACCGGGACGCACTACGGCCGCGTGCGCGCGATGAACAACAGCCGCGGCGAGCAGGTGAAGGAAGTGCTCCCTGGCTACTGCGCGGAGGTCATCGGCCTGTCCGGCGTGCCCACCGCGGGTGACGCCATCAACGTGGTCGCGGACGAGAAGGCCGCCAAGCAGATCGGCGATCACCGCGCCATGAAGGAGCGTCAGGTGGAGCTCAGCAAGGTCAGCCGCGAGACGCTGGATCAGCTCTTCGCCAAGACCAAGGCGGGCGGCGGCCCCAAGGAGCTGCGCGTCGTCATCAAGGCGGACGTGCAGGGCTCGGCCGAGGCCGTCAAGCAGGCCCTCACCAAGCTCACCGGCCCCAAGGTGCGGGTGGAGATCATCGACACCGGCGTGGGCGCCATCACCGAGTCGGACGTCATGCGTGCGGCCGCCTCCAAGGGGCTGGTGGTGGGCTTCAACGTGAAGCCGGAGTCCGGCGCGGAGGCCGCGGCCAAGGCCCAGCAGGTGACGCTGCAGACGTACAGCATCATCTACGAGCTCATCGATGGTGTCCGTACGGCCATGGAGGAGCTGCTGGAGCCCATCCGCACCGAGCGCAAGCTGGGGCGCGCCGAGGTCCGCAACACGTTCAACGTGCCGAAGCTGGGCACCATCGCCGGCGCCGCGGTGCTGGACGGTGTCATCAAGCGTGGCGCGTTCGTGCGGCTCATGCGCGAGAACAAGCAGCTCTTCGCCGGGAAGATGGCGTCGCTCAGGCGCTTCAAGGACGACGTCAAGGAAGTGGCCCAGGGCTTCGAGTGCGGTATCGGCATCGAGAACTACAACGATCTCAAGCCCGGCGACATCATCGAGGCCTACGAGATCGAGGAGACTCGTCAGAGCCTGACCTAG
- a CDS encoding ribosome maturation factor RimP: MAESNFKQTVEEKAMSLLEPIVAGEGLELVDLEFVREREGWVLRLFIDKPGGRVGLDECSQVSRAVDPALDVEDFIPHEYNLEVSSPGVNRPLKKLAHYERVKGQKVKVKTYGPIGDPPRKNFTGTLTEVSGEEIAVEVEGAGSFRIPFKDIAKANLEFEF; the protein is encoded by the coding sequence ATGGCGGAAAGCAACTTCAAGCAGACGGTGGAGGAGAAGGCGATGAGCCTGCTCGAGCCCATCGTTGCGGGCGAAGGTCTCGAGCTCGTCGACCTCGAGTTCGTCCGCGAGCGTGAGGGCTGGGTGCTCCGCCTGTTCATCGACAAGCCGGGCGGCCGGGTGGGCCTGGACGAGTGCAGCCAGGTCTCTCGCGCGGTGGATCCGGCGCTGGACGTGGAGGACTTCATTCCCCACGAGTACAACCTCGAGGTCTCCAGCCCCGGGGTCAACCGGCCGTTGAAGAAACTGGCTCACTACGAGCGGGTGAAGGGGCAGAAGGTCAAGGTGAAGACCTACGGCCCCATCGGCGACCCGCCCCGCAAGAACTTCACCGGCACGCTGACCGAGGTGTCGGGCGAGGAGATCGCGGTCGAGGTGGAGGGGGCGGGCAGCTTCCGCATCCCCTTCAAGGACATCGCCAAGGCCAACCTGGAGTTCGAGTTCTAG
- a CDS encoding carbon-nitrogen hydrolase family protein — protein sequence MHLIAAAQMVSTADKAHNLEAATRLVRQAAGLGARLVGLPENFSWMGSEPDRPSAAESLDGPTLSRMAQLARELRITLLAGSVLEAGAPGGRLYNTSVLFGPQGERLAVYRKMHLFDVDVGDGATYQESAAVAPGTEVVAANTELGRLGLSVCYDLRFPELYRRLSRDGATLLAVPAAFTLMTGKDHWEVLLRARAIENQCYLFAPAQGGRHSDKRITYGHAMVIDPWGLVTARASEGEGLAIAPMDPELLARIRRNLPCLQHRRLTD from the coding sequence ATGCACCTCATCGCCGCGGCTCAGATGGTGTCCACAGCGGACAAGGCCCACAACCTGGAGGCGGCCACCCGGCTCGTCCGGCAGGCCGCCGGCCTGGGGGCTCGCCTGGTGGGCCTGCCCGAGAACTTCTCCTGGATGGGCTCCGAGCCCGACCGGCCCAGCGCCGCCGAGTCCCTGGACGGCCCCACCCTCTCGCGCATGGCCCAGCTGGCGCGCGAGCTGCGCATCACCCTGCTGGCAGGCTCCGTCCTGGAGGCCGGCGCGCCGGGCGGCCGCCTCTACAACACCAGCGTCCTCTTCGGCCCCCAGGGCGAGCGCCTGGCCGTCTACCGGAAGATGCACCTGTTCGACGTGGATGTAGGGGACGGTGCCACCTACCAGGAGTCCGCGGCCGTGGCACCGGGCACCGAGGTGGTGGCGGCCAACACGGAGCTGGGCCGGCTGGGGCTGTCGGTCTGCTACGACTTGCGCTTCCCGGAGCTGTACCGGCGGCTGTCCAGGGACGGGGCCACGCTGCTGGCCGTCCCCGCGGCCTTCACCCTCATGACGGGCAAGGACCACTGGGAGGTGCTCCTGCGCGCCCGGGCCATCGAGAACCAGTGCTACCTGTTCGCCCCCGCCCAGGGTGGGCGCCACTCCGACAAGCGCATCACCTACGGCCACGCAATGGTGATAGACCCGTGGGGACTCGTCACCGCGCGGGCGTCCGAAGGTGAAGGACTGGCCATCGCACCGATGGATCCGGAGCTGCTGGCCCGGATCCGTCGCAACCTGCCGTGCCTCCAGCACCGTCGGCTGACGGACTAG
- the nusA gene encoding transcription termination factor NusA: protein MPTQANPNINLNLVLDQVAKDKGIERGVLIATLEDAMKTAAKKHFGQDRNLEAKYDPEKGVVELFQAIVVVDEITDPVQAVNQILMAEARRKGMEVEAGDELVFQIFYRDEDAAEAKAQDDQYGDILRLKTFRRGFGRIAAQTAKQVILQRTRDAERENVFNEYKDRKNEIVTGIARRFERGNIIVDLGRAEAVLPVREQVPRETYRPGDRVQAYVLDVLRESKGPQIVLSRASVNLLTKLFEMEVPEIAEGIVVIEAAAREPGGRAKIAVSSRDSDVDPVGACVGMKGSRVQAVVQELRGEKIDIVPYDEDPARFVCAALAPAEVSRVIIDEANHAMELIVPDDQLSLAIGRRGQNVRLAAQLTGWKLDINSESRVREMREFANRSLGALPGVNEMLIETLYAHGFRQAKDVAEASPEVLAQIPGLDPSRIPAMQEAARKQMVDDAAELSRMDHEREQARIAEARRHPDELSQAERMARVRGLGEKTIEALMSTGYKTVEDIANEKDLQKLGDVPGVGIKKARQLKSAAENYLVEEAKLRAELNAERGMPPPSATGSAEVTKSP, encoded by the coding sequence ATGCCTACTCAAGCCAACCCCAACATCAATCTGAACCTCGTCCTCGACCAGGTGGCCAAGGACAAGGGCATCGAGCGGGGTGTGCTGATCGCGACCCTCGAGGACGCGATGAAGACCGCGGCCAAGAAGCACTTCGGCCAGGACCGGAACCTCGAGGCCAAGTACGACCCTGAGAAGGGCGTGGTGGAGCTCTTCCAGGCCATCGTCGTCGTCGACGAGATCACCGACCCCGTGCAGGCGGTGAACCAGATCCTCATGGCCGAGGCCCGCAGGAAGGGCATGGAAGTGGAGGCCGGCGACGAGCTGGTGTTCCAGATCTTCTACCGTGACGAGGACGCCGCCGAGGCCAAGGCCCAGGACGACCAGTACGGGGACATCCTCCGGCTGAAGACGTTCCGCCGCGGCTTCGGCCGCATCGCCGCGCAGACGGCCAAGCAAGTGATTCTGCAGCGCACCCGCGACGCGGAGCGCGAGAACGTCTTCAACGAGTACAAGGACCGCAAGAACGAGATCGTCACCGGCATCGCCCGTCGGTTCGAGCGCGGCAACATCATCGTGGACCTGGGCCGCGCCGAGGCCGTGCTGCCGGTGCGCGAGCAGGTGCCGCGCGAGACGTACCGCCCGGGCGACCGCGTCCAGGCGTACGTGCTGGACGTGCTGCGCGAGTCCAAGGGCCCTCAGATCGTCCTGAGCCGCGCCTCGGTGAACCTGCTGACCAAGCTGTTCGAGATGGAGGTGCCCGAGATCGCCGAGGGCATCGTCGTCATCGAGGCGGCGGCCCGTGAGCCGGGCGGCCGCGCGAAGATCGCCGTCAGCAGCCGGGACTCGGACGTGGATCCGGTGGGCGCGTGCGTGGGCATGAAGGGCAGCCGCGTGCAGGCGGTGGTGCAGGAGCTGCGCGGCGAGAAGATCGACATCGTCCCCTACGACGAGGATCCGGCCCGCTTCGTGTGCGCCGCGCTGGCGCCCGCCGAGGTCAGCCGCGTCATCATCGACGAGGCCAACCACGCCATGGAGCTCATCGTCCCGGACGACCAGCTGTCGCTGGCCATCGGTCGGCGCGGACAGAACGTGCGCCTGGCCGCCCAGCTCACCGGCTGGAAGCTGGACATCAACAGCGAGAGCCGCGTGCGCGAGATGCGCGAGTTCGCCAACCGCTCGCTGGGGGCCCTGCCGGGCGTCAACGAGATGCTCATCGAGACGCTCTACGCCCACGGCTTCCGCCAGGCCAAGGACGTCGCCGAGGCCAGCCCCGAGGTGCTCGCCCAGATTCCGGGCCTGGACCCCTCGCGCATCCCCGCGATGCAGGAGGCGGCCCGCAAGCAGATGGTGGATGACGCCGCCGAGCTGTCGCGCATGGACCACGAGCGCGAGCAGGCCCGCATCGCCGAGGCTCGCCGCCACCCGGACGAGCTCAGTCAGGCCGAGCGCATGGCTCGCGTGCGAGGGCTCGGTGAGAAGACCATCGAGGCCCTCATGTCCACCGGCTACAAGACGGTGGAGGACATCGCCAACGAGAAGGACCTGCAGAAGCTCGGCGACGTGCCGGGCGTCGGCATCAAGAAGGCCCGCCAGCTCAAGAGCGCGGCCGAGAACTATCTGGTGGAGGAGGCCAAGCTCCGGGCCGAGCTGAACGCCGAGCGCGGCATGCCACCTCCTTCCGCGACCGGGAGCGCGGAAGTCACCAAGTCGCCGTAA